In Brachybacterium saurashtrense, the genomic stretch CGTCCCTGCTGCTGCCCTGGTACGCCCTGCAGCGTCAGGTGCGGATCGAGGGGGCGGTGCGGCCGGTGCCGGCGGAGGAGTCCGACGAGTACTGGGCGCAGCGGCCCCGCGGCTCGCAGCTTGGTGCGTGGGCCTCGCACCAGTCCCGCGAGATCGCCTCCCGCGAGGCGCTCGAGGCGCAGTACGCCGCGGCGGAGACCCGCTTCGCGGGCGTCGACGTGCCACGGCCCTCGTTCTGGGGAGGCCTGCGGCTGCGGCCCGAGCGGCTCGAGTTCTGGCAGGGCCGCGCCCATCGCGTGCACGACCGGATCGCCTACACGCGCACCGCCGACGGCACCTGGGAGCGGCACCGGCTGCAGCCCTGAGCCGCACGCCTCGCGCCCGGGGCCCGGCGCCGTCCCTCCGCGCGGCGGCCGGGCGCAACGGCCCGGCGCAGCGGGCGCCGCGGTGAGTAGGGTCGAGGTCATGACCGCACCCCAGGGCCCCTCACGCTCCCGCACCCCGCTGCTCATCGCCCTCGTCGCCGCCCTCGCCTGCGCGGGGCTCGTGCTGGTGCTCGTGCTCGCGGGCGTCGCCGGCGGGGTGATGTTCTGGCGCGGCGACCCCTCCGCCGACGACCCGACCAGCGCCGAGGGCTCCGAGGGCAGCGACGGGGACGATCCCGCGGCGGGGCAGGACGGCGCCGGCCTGGTCGCCCCGCCCGGCGCGGCCGAGGACCAGACCTATCTCGAGCTCTCCACCAGCGACGACGGCCCGGTGGTGGACGTGTACCTCGACTTCCTCTGCCCGCACTGCGCCACCTTCCACGACGCCCAGGCGGAGGACCTCACCCGGCTCGCGCAGGAGGAGGAGATCACGCTGCGGATGCATCCGCGGCCGAT encodes the following:
- the pdxH gene encoding pyridoxamine 5'-phosphate oxidase; protein product: MSDRPGPRALAAERTDYLAASLPDDAPEDPLALFATWLEEAFARREERGDLYDPSAAVLSTVALAEDGTPSPRSRTVLLKGHDADGFVLYTNLDSDKARELRAAARASLLLPWYALQRQVRIEGAVRPVPAEESDEYWAQRPRGSQLGAWASHQSREIASREALEAQYAAAETRFAGVDVPRPSFWGGLRLRPERLEFWQGRAHRVHDRIAYTRTADGTWERHRLQP
- a CDS encoding DsbA family protein — protein: MTAPQGPSRSRTPLLIALVAALACAGLVLVLVLAGVAGGVMFWRGDPSADDPTSAEGSEGSDGDDPAAGQDGAGLVAPPGAAEDQTYLELSTSDDGPVVDVYLDFLCPHCATFHDAQAEDLTRLAQEEEITLRMHPRPMLDASSTPPGYSGRAANAAVCAYAEDPTQWAAAEAALFAHQPGEEGLDDDELGTVIEEATGLDVSGCIAEQTYLGWVEDVVEPEALATGQGTPAVFIDGEQFTGDPAAPGSLAEQLEAA